A single genomic interval of Camelina sativa cultivar DH55 chromosome 11, Cs, whole genome shotgun sequence harbors:
- the LOC109127388 gene encoding uncharacterized protein At3g43530-like, with product MAVLLFLSTIISPRKKYGYIDDFMLQIVDDLYACETFPWGRYTFDESITNISRLMDSFKGRVKSTWCFPGFLTPLEILACECIPDLKSKFRVDVVGAEPGCPRMCKQKWRYSHMKGFPIEDVNDALGSTTEIHSILEPELSEVPLMARITENEEIQSSDPITESWEHRLCVERKKICWKELYNLDVSARGENGREEQQREEGEAAGEEENIPPQTSRFVNNLKALEKKVMGAMKAGFTEINKKISVLDRRLKDVELCLNDAMNKDGLNFMASDNFRGSGYENDGGFEGGVEMSREQEEEDNGDEVAREQQEEDXQQQQ from the exons ATGGCGGTGCTCTTGTTCTTAAGCACTATCATCTCACCTAGAAAAAAGTATGGCTACATCGATGATTTTATGCTTCAAATTGTGGATGATCTATATGCATGTGAAACGTTTCCGTGGGGGAGATACACATTTGACGAAAGTATTACAAATATCTCCCGTTTGATGGATAGTTTTAAGGGGCGTGTGAAGTCAACTTGGTGTTTTCCGGGTTTCTTAACTCCTTTGGAG ATATTGGCGTGTGAGTGCATTCCTGATTTGAAGAGTAAGTTTCGAGTGGATGTGGTAGGAGCAGAACCAGGTTGTCCAAGAATGTGCAAACAAAAATGGAGGTATAGTCACATGAAAGGCTTCCCAATTGAAGATGTAAATGACGCCCTTGGATCTACAACG GAAATTCATAGCATTTTGGAACCTGAATTGTCTGAGGTCCCTCTTATGGCTCGCATCACAGAAAATGAGGAGATACAATCGAGTGATCCAATTACTGAGAGTTGGGAGCATCGCCTATGTGtagaaaggaagaagatatgCTGGAAAGAGCTGTATAATTTAGATGTGTCTGCTCGAGGAGAAAATGGGAGAGAAGAGCAGCAgcgagaagaaggagaagcagcAGGAGAAGAGGAAAACATCCCGCCACAGACTTCTAGGTTTGTGAACAATCTTAAAGCGCTTGAAAAGAAAGTAATGGGAGCGATGAAAGCAGGGTTTACTGAAATCAACAAGAAGATTAGTGTCTTGGACAGAAGGTTGAAAGATGTTGAGCTTTGTTTGAATGATGCAATGAATAAGGATGGACTGAATTTTATGGCTAGTGACAATTTTAGAGGGTCTGGATATGAGAACGATGGTGGTTTTGAGGGAGGTGTTGAGATGTCtagggaacaagaagaagaagacaatggtGATGAGGTGGCTAgggaacaacaagaagaagacaaNCAGCAGCAGCAGTAG
- the LOC104728599 gene encoding uncharacterized protein LOC104728599, which yields MVDAATKMKFSYIPVSVKPKKPIYIFDDDDLSCYLEWNQTEFNVMHVELEKDDEQNHGCEQNRVGETGEVGEIGNVGEVGASNAEELISCARTRIGDGIMTLYAGETFEHNELVRNDDNVASEEQEDVIVNDDMLQVTKVHLEWEDGVNLTIGQEFGSKKAVQDLVEKCAHKNCFEFVIVKSDPKLYVVKCSESKKGCKWSLRVAKLQNSDCFSVRTYNKIHTCYRSTTSTSRNKRKGSQRLVASVLREEYPCKLKTPVPKDLIPLIQTRVGVKVSYSTAWRGKKQAASEVRGSLEESYKMLYSYMHMLEVVNPETVSCVELDEKNNFKYLFFALGACVEGFKAMRQVIIVDGTHLKTAQGGVLIVATAQDPNHHHYPIAFGVVDGENYLSWSWFFNKLKSRVPDAPELVFVSDRNQSLIKSVAEVYSLSQHGYCIYHLAQNVKAACSNVNKDTVGRKFIECARSYTEGTFKTLYHDFRIRYPAAAVYLDSHVEEKKWARCYFPGARYNIDTNNCVESINGVFKDARQYSLLPMIDAIVGKLAEWFNEHRKTSASVPPSQIMVPLLEKILHQRCEEAKLLPVYELNSFLLEYNVIGADGSGYLMLSAKHLRVLIMSVNYMIYAPNIIM from the exons ATGGTAGATGCAGCGACGAAGATGAAATTTAGTTACATTCCAGTTTCAGTGAAGCCTAAGAAACCAATATATATcttcgatgatgatgatctttcgTGTTATCTAGAATGGAATCAAACTGAATTCAATGTAATGCATGTGGAGTTGGAAAAAGATGACGAACAAAATCATGGTTGTGAGCAAAATCGAGTTGGTGAAACTGGTGAAGTTGGTGAAATTGGTAACGTTGGTGAAGTTGGTGCAAGTAATGCGGAGGAGTTGATTTCATGTGCAAGGACTCGTATTGGTGATGGTATCATGACTCTTTATGCAGGTGAAACGTTTGAACATAATGAGCTGGTTCGAAACGATGACAATGTCgcaagtgaagaacaagaagacgtCATTGTTAACGATGATATGCTGCAAGTTACAAAGGTACATTTGGAATGGGAAGATGGTGTGAATCTGACAATAGGTCAAGAATTTGGAAGTAAGAAAGCAGTACAAGATTTAGTTGAAAAATGTGCACATAAGaactgttttgagtttgttattGTGAAGTCGGATCCGAAGTTGTACGTGGTAAAATGCAGTGAATCAAAAAAGGGTTGCAAGTGGTCTTTACGAGTTGCGAAGCTTCAGAATTCAGATTGTTTCTCGGTTAGAACTTACAACAAAATTCATACGTGTTATCGTTCAACAACAAGTACAAgcagaaacaaaaggaaaggcTCACAACGATTAGTAGCATCTGTTTTGCGTGAGGAATATCCATGTAAGCTTAAGACTCCAGTTCCTAAAGATCTCATCCCTTTGATTCAAACAAGAGTTGGTGTTAAAGTGTCATACTCCACTGCATGGAGAGGAAAAAAGCAAGCTGCTAGTGAGGTTCGTGGTAGTCTTGAGGAAAGTTACAAGATGTTGTATTCTTATATGCACATGTTAGAGGTAGTGAATCCAGAAACTGTCTCATGTGTGGAATTAGACGAAAAGAATAATTTTAAGTACTTATTCTTCGCGCTGGGAGCTTGCGTTGAAGGCTTCAAGGCTATGAGACAAGTGATCATTGTGGATGGAACCCACCTTAAGACTGCACAAGGTGGAGTGCTTATTGTTGCTACAGCTCAAGATcctaatcatcatcattatcctaTTGCTTTTGGTGTAGTCGATGGTGAAAATTACTTAAGTTGGAGTTGGTTTTTCAATAAGTTGAAATCAAGAGTACCAGACGCCCCTGAACTTGTGTTTGTTTCTGATAGAAATCAAAGCCTTATCAAGTCAGTAGCTGAGGTGTATTCATTGTCTCAACATGgttattgtatatatcatttggcTCAAAATGTGAAAGCAGCATGCAGTAACGTCAACAAAGACACCGTTGGAAGAAAATTCATAGAATGTGCTAGGTCTTATACAGAAGGTACGTTCAAAACACTTTATCATGATTTTAGGATAAGGTATCCTGCTGCAGCGGTATATCTAGATTCacatgttgaagaaaaaaaatgggctAGATGTTATTTCCCAGGAGCAAGATACAATATAGACACCAACAATTGTGTTGAATCTATTAATGGTGTTTTCAAAGACGCAAGGCAATACTCGCTCTTACCAATGATCGATGCTATTGTTGGGAAATTGGCTGAATGGTTTAACGAACATAGGAAGACTTCTGCATCAGTACCTCCATCGCAGATAATGGTGCCTCTTCTTGAGAAAATATTGCACCAGAGATGTGAAGAAGCGAAGTTGCTACCGGTGTATGAACTAAACAGCTTCTTATTGGAATATAATGTCATTGGAGCTGATGGTAGCGGTTATTTG ATGTTGTCAGCGAAGCATCTAAGAGTGTTGATAATGAGTGTGAACTACATGATTTATGCTCCAAATATTATCATGTAG